The sequence GCTGGCCATGTACTATGCCAACCTCGGAACGATCTACGCGACCAAGAGCATGAGCGACGAGGCCGAGGCGGAATTCCGGCATGCGCTGGAGATTTTTCCGCATGATGTGTTGGCCTTGTTCAACCTGGGAAGGCTCTATGCAGACAAAAAGAAATACATGGAGGCGAAGGATTATTACGAGCGTCTCGTCGAGATCACACCGGATGATCCGATCGCGTGGTATAACCTCGCTGGGGTCTATGTCGAACTGGATAATCCTCAAGTCTCCGACTACAACACGATCGATATGGGGATTCAGTGTTATCTTCGCACGTTGGAGCTGGACCCCAAGCATTTGGAGTCGAGCTTCAAGCTCATGGAAATCGCCCTCAACCACAAAAAGACCGATTTGGCGATCCGGGTCATGGAAAGCGCAGTCGAGCACAATCCGGATGAGCCCCTTGCGTACTACAATCTGATCAGTGTGTACGATAAGTGCAAGATGTTCGAACAGGCAGAAGAAGCTCGCAAACGGCTAAAAGATCGGTTTGCCAAAAAGGTAAAAGACAATCCTCGGTCCTGATTTTTTATAGGAAGGGGTGCACTATGTTTGGTAGCTTGGGGTTCACGGAGCTGATCCTTATCCTCATGATCGTCTTGATCATTTTTGGCGCGGGGAAGCTCCCACAATTAGGCGAAGGGCTCGGTAAAGCGATCAAGGGATTCAAGAAGTCTGTGCACGAAGCGGAGGCGATTGAGGCCGAAGCCCAAGCAGCTGCTCAACAGAGTACTGCGCCGCAAGCCGTTGCCGCCGCGCCGCCGCATACGTCATTGAATCAGCCGGCTGAAGCCACCGCCCAGCCTGCCCAGCGGTCGTAACCGGCGCATACGATGGATACTGAACTGGAGTTGGCCGCGGGGTATATCGAGACCTTTGCCGGAAACGGCAAAGCGAGAAGCACGGGTGACGGCAAGCGCGCAGTCAAGGCCGGGATCCCGCTCCCGCACCACGTCGCCCTCGACAAGAACGAGCAGTGGCTGTACTTCGCCGAGTCGGGATCCGATCGTGTCCGCCGCATTCATCTGCAGGAAGGCACCCTTCACAATTTCGCAGGAATCGGGGAGACCTGTTATAGCGGGGACGAAGGTCTTTGTGGAGAAGCGGGGTTGTACCTGCCGCTCGCAGTTGCCTTTGATTCATTGAACAATCTGTACATCTGTGATTCCGGAAGCAATCGGATTCGACGGGTTGATCGGGAGACCGGTGTCATCACCACCGTGGTCGGTACCGGCCAGCATGGCTTCAACGGGGACGGGCCTGCGCTCGAGATCAATCTGACGTGGCCGGCGGCGATTGCGTTCGGCGAAGACGACGTTCTCTATATCGCTGATACCCAAGCGCATAAAGTTCGGCACTATGATTCCAAGACCGGAATAGTCACGACGATTGCGGGAACTTGGACGGCTGAGGACGAAGCGCGCGATCAGCCGTTAGTGGCGAGAAACTTGGTCGTGCTGTCCGGGGATGCCATCGGAATTGATTTCAGCGATGATCAGGGATGGCTCATGCCGGTCTGTTCCGATGGGTTGGATATGTCGATGTATTTGGACGATGGAAAACCAGCGATGGAGGCCCGTCTCTACGACATCGTTGGTCTTGCGGTAGACGGCAAGGGTCACGTGTACGTGGTCGACAAGGGGAGCAATCGCGTTCGCAAGATCGACGCGCAGACAGGAGTCATTTTAACCGTCGCGGGTATTTGTCGATATGGATATGATGGCGACGACAAGCCGGCCGTCAGAGCCATGCTCCACGCCCCAGAAGCCGTGATCTTTGACCGACAGGACAATCTGTATATCTCCGACACCATGAATCACCGGATACGTAAAGTCGATGCGAAGACCGGCGTCATCACGACGGTGGCCGGGAATGGGGATAGTGGGTATGAAGACAAGAATATCGGCGGCTGCGGCGCCGCGCGATTTGTCGCCAAAGAATCCGCTGGAATGTTAAAACACGGCGACGGTCTGCTCGGGATCGAAGCGGTGGTGAACTCTCCCGTCGGTCTGGCCTTGGACTCGCAGGGCCATCTCTATATCTGTGAGCGCGGAGAAAACAAGATCCGCCGATTGAAGCTTTCGTAGTCAAGACTTCATCATCGTCACGTTTGTCTCATCCCCATTTTGTGGTATTCTGAGCTCAATGTGTTCTCGGAGTACTGTACGGTGCCAATAACGTCGATCGGCAGTTCTCGTTCCCACCTTTTTGGATTTTTCTCCGGACTGATCGTCCTCGCCAGTGTCCTCGGTGCATTCGGGATTCCGCTGGTCAGTTCCGAAGGGATGGCGGTCAGGTCTTATATGGTCCAAGGGGATCTGCCGAATGCCGCCGATGACGCAGCGTGGCAAAAGGTTCCACCCATCACGATTCCTCTGAGCGGACAGGTCATTACCAGACCGGTGTGGCCCGAGCCGACGGTGCGCGCACTGACCGTGCGGTCCATACACAACGGCACCGATATCGCCTTTCTCTTGGAATGGCAAGACAACACGAAGAACGATCGTCTGACTCCGGGTACGTTTCGAGATGGGGTTGCGATCGGCCTTCCGCTCGGCGATGCTCCGGCTTTTTTCTGCATGGGGCAGCTAGATCACTACATCAACATCTGGCATTGGAAGGCGGATTGGCAAAGCGATATCGATCGGCGCGCTGCTCGGACCTCGGAGAAGAAAGAAGGTGGTGTGCGGACATTCGAGGTTATTCCACGACGGGCCTCCTCCGTGGAGGATCTGATCGGTGGAGGATTCAGTACCTTGACCACCAAGGAAAAGCAGGGACGCGTGCAGGGGCAAGCTTTCTGGAAGGACGGTATCTGGCACGTTGTGATGCGGCGTCC is a genomic window of Candidatus Nitrospira kreftii containing:
- a CDS encoding hypothetical protein (conserved protein of unknown function); translated protein: MDTPEPTTSQTDMAVDSGDLPLSPDEEIAGIEKLLASEPDDFQARCRLGELYFSKGRLDDALAEVKKSIEMAEGLRAEMNRSLAMYYANLGTIYATKSMSDEAEAEFRHALEIFPHDVLALFNLGRLYADKKKYMEAKDYYERLVEITPDDPIAWYNLAGVYVELDNPQVSDYNTIDMGIQCYLRTLELDPKHLESSFKLMEIALNHKKTDLAIRVMESAVEHNPDEPLAYYNLISVYDKCKMFEQAEEARKRLKDRFAKKVKDNPRS
- a CDS encoding putative Nitrite oxidoreductase, membrane subunit, giving the protein MPITSIGSSRSHLFGFFSGLIVLASVLGAFGIPLVSSEGMAVRSYMVQGDLPNAADDAAWQKVPPITIPLSGQVITRPVWPEPTVRALTVRSIHNGTDIAFLLEWQDNTKNDRLTPGTFRDGVAIGLPLGDAPAFFCMGQLDHYINIWHWKADWQSDIDRRAARTSEKKEGGVRTFEVIPRRASSVEDLIGGGFSTLTTKEKQGRVQGQAFWKDGIWHVVMRRPLQSDEQENEAKLVPGRVQAISFSVWNGENKERNGQKAVAPWFYLRLDPMT
- a CDS encoding hypothetical protein (conserved protein of unknown function), which gives rise to MDTELELAAGYIETFAGNGKARSTGDGKRAVKAGIPLPHHVALDKNEQWLYFAESGSDRVRRIHLQEGTLHNFAGIGETCYSGDEGLCGEAGLYLPLAVAFDSLNNLYICDSGSNRIRRVDRETGVITTVVGTGQHGFNGDGPALEINLTWPAAIAFGEDDVLYIADTQAHKVRHYDSKTGIVTTIAGTWTAEDEARDQPLVARNLVVLSGDAIGIDFSDDQGWLMPVCSDGLDMSMYLDDGKPAMEARLYDIVGLAVDGKGHVYVVDKGSNRVRKIDAQTGVILTVAGICRYGYDGDDKPAVRAMLHAPEAVIFDRQDNLYISDTMNHRIRKVDAKTGVITTVAGNGDSGYEDKNIGGCGAARFVAKESAGMLKHGDGLLGIEAVVNSPVGLALDSQGHLYICERGENKIRRLKLS
- a CDS encoding Sec-independent protein translocase protein TatA, whose product is MFGSLGFTELILILMIVLIIFGAGKLPQLGEGLGKAIKGFKKSVHEAEAIEAEAQAAAQQSTAPQAVAAAPPHTSLNQPAEATAQPAQRS